Below is a window of Scylla paramamosain isolate STU-SP2022 chromosome 39, ASM3559412v1, whole genome shotgun sequence DNA.
gggaagagagacaggacagcatagcagaaggctctttcccacccatcactccctccagcttgtgctggcatggaaatagttgggaaaaagtaccatgcagtatggaaaaactgacatggaattttcataggaaagaatgaaaggaggttCTCCTATttaccctacggtgaactctatacgcctatctgaaagtaaatacaatttattataaaatttgtctgtaaaataagagtttattagtgaatttagtaattactcggacaagaagagagtttgttggggatttgcttttagatatttgtctattttattttttaatgattcaatagaactgctgtttacaatttctgcagaaaatttattccatatatttactatacgattaaagaaaaaaatgtttcacctcgtgggatttaaaacgtttgggtataatcttgaatacattatttcttgttaggttagaatgatcaataataaaatatttaattgcatcaatgttactatatcctttaaggattctgaacacttcaattaggtctcctatTATCCTGCGCTTTATTAAACTAAATagttttagttcttccagtcgttcctcatacgccttattacgcaatcttggaatcatctttgtgattctgcgctgtatcttctctagtttttgaatgtctttttttgtaatatggtgaccaaaactgtacacagtattctatatgagggctcaccagtgagttatataaggcaagtataaacatttctgatttaaattcaaaggttcttctaATGaatcctactaatttatttgccgtctttactgttttttaTGCAGtattgactcggctttaggtcgtttgacacaacgacaccaagatcttttttttttatcagggcttgacagtggcatgtttttctttacatgaataggaggagagggaaaagaggagaaggaggaggagaaggacgaggaggaggaggaggaggagtaagaatgacgagtgaggacgaggagtgaggaaaatgaagaaaagagggagcagaaggacaccaagaacaaagaaaaaacaagaagcgagacacacacacacacacacacacacacacacacacacacacacacacacacacacacacacacacacacacacacacataaaaataaataaaaaaataaaaaaatttgtgGATATctattaacgagagagagagagagagagagagagagagagagagagagagagagagagagagagagagagagagagagagagagagagagagagagagagagagcagtgggggtaagtgatggtggtggtgagtgggatgAAGGGTTGATgctgtgtttctctatatactttttcttttcttttccttcttcgtctttttcttattcctgtaaTTTTGTAGTGAGCAACAGATGGTGCTGCGACACATCTCATGAAATGATTCTTCCACTCAGAATATTTAACCAAAGCATGTTACACTAAACGAAGAAAAcactacatgcatatatacaaaataaaacattgagGTTATTCCGTGTTGTTGAAGATAATGACCATCCTGTGTCCTCAGGTCACAATGATCCAGCTCCTGCTCTTCTtgcttcctcactgatgcacgtAAGGGTCATGGCTCGTTTTCTTCCCTTGGATGTGTAAACGCGGAACTGAACTTACACAGTGACACGAGAATGTCGCAGTGTAAGTCATTTTAGCTGACCCCAAAACTAAACGTCAGTTACGTTGTGTGAATTGTTAACTGTGGCGAGGTTTTCCAAGGCTCTAAATGGCTGTCAGACCGTGGTGGCGTGAAAATGTTAGTGGGATATTAGTGCATAGGTGCTCGTGTATCGATAGAGACTGAGATATCAGAGATAACTGACTGAGGGAAATTAATATTTAGACAATTAAATATACTgaatcatataaatgtattatatCTATTGTTTTGAAGTGAGTGTTCATGATTGCAGTGTTGGTTTGGCAAAAATTAAATATCATTAATGGAAAGGGTGCATCTCTGTTGCCGatgaaaaataatcttaattctttaccttctttcattcttgtctctgattggctaaagTCCTCATCACATTCTAGAACCAAGGTTTTTCATTGGCCCATCTGGTGGATGCCAAAGTGctttagctccaagctgctgagTGGCTGCAGAAGCGACCGCTGAGGTATACTAACAGTCCCATCAGGTTTTCAGTAAGACTGGCCAATGCCTGGATTTTCTACAGAAGATTTTGGCGCACCGCTGAACAATACAAGattcaacaagaagaacaagaaacaacagtCAATGGACGCTCACGAGACCCTCGGTGAGAAGAACACggagaaaatgaaacagaccaagcaccacagcaagaggaggagcttGGAAAACCTCCAAGACTGCACCggtcataagaaaacaaacactgaaggGGTTATGGAACCcaaaaagcagaggaataacttaaaaaccaAGACGCGgatgaggatggaatatttgtatCCGATTATAGAccccaacaagaagaggaagaagcaggacaTGGAGGGCGATGAAAACCAgaacaagaagaccaagaaagacacggaggaccacgagaagcagtacaagaacacgaagaaggaCACAGACGaccacgagaagcaggacaggaagacgaagaggggcACAGAGGACCACAAGAaccaagacaagaagaggaagaaggacacgaaggatcacgagaagcaggaagagaaaagcaaggacaaggaagatcacgagaaccaacacaaaaacaccaagggagaaggcaggaaaaaaccgaaggaaagggtggaataTGGAGTGCTGTAAACGGATTAAGGACTGCATCAAGAAATGGAACAAAAAGGATAATGAAGACTACGAGGAACAGGCCAAAAAGAGCAGCACGGAGAAACGTGAgagccaggccaagaagaggaaaggtaagagtATTGAAGACCATGAtagccaggccaagaagagaaaggggcagGGCAAAGAGGACCATGACACCCAGGTCACGAAGAAATTGCACGACAAGGAGGAACATGACAGTCAggccaagaaaagaaagaggcaggacaaggaggaagatgataccCAGGCCAAGAAAGTGAAAAGGCaggacaagaagaaacatgacacacaggccaagaaaaggaagaggcaggacaaggaggaacatgATACCCAGGcgaaaaaggggaagggagaagagaaagagccaaagaagaggaggccgCTGGAGAATTATAAGCGTATCCTTGATCAcctcaggaagaggggagggcgggACAGCAGCAACGTGCTGAAGCTGAAGGTGGAGGCCGAAAGAgtcaaaaagaagaggagtgtgagCGAGTACTGCCGTGTTCATCTTGAGGAAGGACACATGACGGATGCGACCGTGCGCGGCCATCcatgtcttgtcttttttgacACCGGCGCCTCAGCCAGCATCATGTTCCTGTCACTGGCTAAGAGAGCGGGCCTCCTCACGGGCcgcgagaagacagaaaaaaatactcttCTCTACCTGGAATGGCATCCTGTTGCTGGACGTGATCATGCTCGACGAGGTACTGTTGGTGCTGAAGGACGGCCTTGCGGTCAATACGCCCATGTTGGTGTTTCCAAAGGAGGCGGAGATCACCTCTCGCAACGACGTGATAGTGCTgtccatgagccgcctgcaggaggctGAGATGCGGCAGGACTTCCATCACGACGGTAGCAGCAccctgttcctgcgtcacccgGAACGTCTGCGGCGGAGACCTCAGCCAGGGCGCGAAGGGAAAGTGTTCGCGTTTGCCGCACAAGCACAAGGCGTCGAGGAGCCGCTGATGGTGCTGCTGGACACATGCTCTACTATACCATTCTCTATCACCAAGATCGGCCGGTACAACGTGCGGTGCAGGACAGGAAGCGAGACTGCGCTGCCGACACGAGTCATTCTGCAGTTTGGCAGCGGCACACTCACAGTGCAGATGAACACCAACCAGGGGGTTAGCGACTTCGACTTTGTGTTTGGACGACCGCTGCTCTGTAAATTACGAGCAGCAATAGATTATGTTGATTCGACCATGACGTTGAAGCTCAACAGAAAACAATTCTGCCTCGACATCTTCCCTCACTGAGCGAGCCGCCCTCCCgcgtcccctctcctctcttttttttttttttttttacttattttatttatttattttttttttatgtatcatggaaatcagcagaaggaaaaaaaatattaaaaagcctGCACAAATGTagctcacaaaaagaaaataggagtagTGACCTGGGTACAGAATTAATGCGGATTAAGGACATTAGACAAAGTTTTCCGGATTAAGGatgttaaatgaagaaaatagtctggattaaggatagtggattaagaaaatattattattattattattattattattgtgaagaaattcacaataataatagtacattAACGGaaaagtctggattaaggataatggattaagaaaatagataaaaataaggaTAGTGGATTAGAACAAAACTCTGAATTAAAGATACTGGATTACAAAAAATAGTCGGAGTGAAGGCTAGTGAACTAAGAAAATAGTATCGATTAAGGatactgaattaagaaaatGGCCTAAATTAAAGatagtagattaagaaaatactctGGATTAAGAGTAAAGGATTAAAAATACTCCAGATTAacgaaagaggattaaaaacagTCTGGATTAACGATAATGGATTAATAAAGTAGTCTCCATTAACACTTAAACTgcggacaaaaaataaacatcatgcacggcgaaaatctaaatgcagaagtaaataatgaatgaggagaTTGTGATGTGAAATACTACAGCACATGGAAGTGGTACAGAAAATATTAGGGCAACACAAGGAACTCAAAAAGCGCGCCAAAATTTCACTTGCCGGGTAGAATGATGACGACAGGAGAAAGCTCTCGCTCACTCTCGCTCTGGCTCCGGCTgtcgctctctcttctcctctctcctttccgttcctttctcttctctcatctctcctctcctctcctctcttctctcctctcctgtcctctcctctctcctctcctctcctctcctccctcctctcctctcctctcctttctcctctcctctcctctcctctcctttactctctcctcttctctcctctccacttttctctcctctcctcttctctcttctctcctctcctctctcctcttctctcctttctcctctcttctcctctcctctcccttcttctctcctctcctctcctctcctctcctctcctctctcctctcctttctcctctcctctttcctcttttctcctctcctctctctttttttctcctctcctctgctctcttctctcctttcctctcctcttttctctcctattcttttttctctcatttcttctcttatcttttctcctctcttcttctctctcctttcctcttctctctcctcttctatctcctctcctcttttctcccttttcttttctcttatctcctctcctctcctctcctcttatatcctctttcctctcctgttttctctctcttctcttctcttctcttctcttttcttctctcctctcctctcctctcctctcctcttttcttctttcctcttctcttctcttctctcctcataatttctcttaacttttctcctcttcactcctcttatcttctcttccccttccttgccttcatattaaatgacattttctctctcttctcttctcttctctccccttctctcatctcctctcttctccttgtcctctcctcccctctcctctcctttctcctctcctctcctctcctctcctttcctctcctctcctctctcctctcctttctcttcctctctcctttcctctcccctctcctctcctcgactctccattttcctctaccctctcctctcctttcctctcctctcctctcctctctcctcctctttcctctcctctatccacttttttttactgttttctctcctctcctctttattctcgtctcctctcccctcttctcctctcttctctcctctcctctcctttaatcgaatctctcatcttctctcttcttttctctctctccttttctcttctcttctcttctcttctctcctctcctctcctcttctcttctcttctcttctcttctcttctcttctcttctcttctcttctctcctctcctctcctttactctcatcttctctccttttttttgtcctcttttctctatcttctctagaatcctctcctctcctctcctctgctctcctctcctttcttctcccgttctcttctcttctctcctctcatctactCTCTTCTACTATAGTTtgtgctttctctttttcttgtcttcttttctgtttgattccgagaagagagagagagagagagagagagagagagagagagagagagagagagagagagagagagagagagagagagagaggagaaagagagagaaagagagagagagagagagagagagagagagagagagagagagagagagagagagagagagagagagagagagagagagagagagagagagagagaaagagagagagagagaggagaagagagagagagagagagagagagagagagagagagagagagagagagagagagagaggagaagagagagagagagagagagagagagagagagagagagaggagagagagagagagaggagagagagagagagagagagagagagagagagagagagagagagagagagaggagaaagagagagagagagagagagagagagtgctgagagagagatgagagagagagagagagagagagagagagagagagccttctcCTGCCCAGAGCCATCATTCTCCGGCAAGTCAAATCTTGGCGTGCTTTTTGGAGTTTGTTAAGTTTGCTGTAATACATAATGTACCACTTTCATGTGCTGTAACATTTCACATCACCgtcttgtcattcattacactgtatacctttgtatttagattttcgccttgTGTTATGATGTCTCTTTCCGTCCGCAATTTAAGGATTAAGGATAGTGcattaagaaagtagtctggattaaggataaagGATGGATAAAGGAAATAGTCTCTATTAATGATGTTAAATTACGGAAATAGTATTGATTAAGGATagtacattacgaaaatctGCATTGAGGATAGGTGATTAAATAAattgtctggattaaggatgttAGATTAACGAAATATTCTGCATTAAGGACACTGGTCTAAATAAACAGTCTCAATTAAAGATACTGGATGAAATAATTGTCTGCATTAAGGAGagcagattaagaaaatagcctgaattaaggacagtagattgaGAAGGTATTCTTGATTAAGGAAAGTGAATTTAAAGACATTCCTTGGATGAAGGTCATTACGTTAAGAAAAGACTTTAGACTAAGAATTATATACAAAATAGTATGTACTCAGGAACGAGGGACTGAAATGTTCTTCAAAGGAGCAAAGGCTGTgcttatatatagatatagaattTTCATATTGTAATTTCTTATGAGAGTTTGAAACTATGGTCCATATTCTTATTTGCTGTGTGCTGGTGACCTGTCGATTAATATGTTTAGAGACTTTAACAGGAACATAAGTATAAaagatttatcattcttttccttttccctcttcccgtgGAAGAGGGAAAGTCGAGAGATGACAACTAAACTAGTGAAAGTGTCTGTGATAGATGTTATATTGCTTGGTAGCTAAGGATGAGCAGGCAACGATCAGTGGGGTATAGTGAAGATAAGGCATATTACCACAAGGGATATGAATATCAAACACTGCTTACAGATTAAATACTGATATCTAAAGAACTATCACCACTACACAGAGAAATGATAGTTACAGAAgagctttaaggtgaaacaaggcAAACTAAATTGTTGAAGAACATTACGGATAGCGATACAGAAGATAATTCAATGACAATGAtcatgatgagaagaatgattAGTCAGGCGACAAAATGAACATATTTCAAAGCGTTATATTCACCTAGTTCTGAGCAAGATGTCATCATTAATCATGAGGAAGACTTCAGGTCTAAACGGAAACAAGATACATGGAAACAACATAAACACGAAagcaggtaccaagaagctaccaCCACCCTGATAaataagagacgagacgtgaccaccgaggagaacaacaagatgcggtgagtcatcacaagactaacagagcCGCAGATTAGCACCAGATTACGAGAAGAGGTGGctatcactgaattagtatacgagggACGCAGAGCTCACCGGAAGCAGATGACCtggacaacacggacagccgCCACACCATACGAATCGCCGCCttcttgttcctgattagaagatgcgattacAAAACTTATTTGAGaattaaccttattgaaagttaagggaaaacAAACTGTATGATTGAAGTATGGGAacataaatatagttacttgaaagtGGACCTTACGGAAAATATAGGAGAATGAAGCTTATGATCAAagtaggagaaaataaatacagttactctaaaattaaccttattgaaagatataggaaaattaactgtatgatcgaagtgTTGGAAATTAAATCCTATAGCAACGGAAGCCTTGTTGGGGCAAAAAGTCGCTAGAACATCACGTGTATATTATGAGGTGTAGGGGATgggaacagacagacgcagagaGAGGGACAAGCTAGACAGAGCAGTCAGAGcagagagggtcaagatggACAAGCCGCCTAtcacagtaccagtaagtagagccagacagttgtaatgcagtcagagtaaaatgttggtgttatatattgacagagagggattgggtaggtgtaggatgtgttcTTCACTGAATATTAGTTGtgaggtttgtgtaggatgtgatttatcattgagtattaaatatgtgaagtgatttcaatcgctgaagtgtttcaaatatttaatggaatttatttgaagagagatgaaacaattTTCGCAGTTTTTCGCTGTTGTCGAAAGTCGTATATGATCatctgagtgtaaatatatgtaaataatataaattaagtaaaaattacTAAAACCCAAAGCGTTCCCTTCAACCCACAGAAACCAGTCTTATAGATTAGGGACGCAACAAGATCGTGCAACGCAGAAGCACGACAATCAAGACAAGAGataagaagttctctgtgaaagtaataaagaaaaatgctaaaattcggCTATTTTGGAGCacaaaatcattctaaaagcaaAGTGTGACAGGATTAATGGACATTTGCTATTGTTTTCCactgaaaagagttggaaaataacacttgcttctcaaagacaaaaatcgtgttacatattGAATCAGTATCGTCTACATCGTGTTACC
It encodes the following:
- the LOC135092325 gene encoding glutamic acid-rich protein-like — protein: MPGFSTEDFGAPLNNTRFNKKNKKQQSMDAHETLGEKNTEKMKQTKHHSKRRSLENLQDCTGHKKTNTEGVMEPKKQRNNLKTKTRMRMEYLYPIIDPNKKRKKQDMEGDENQNKKTKKDTEDHEKQYKNTKKDTDDHEKQDRKTKRGTEDHKNQDKKRKKDTKDHEKQEEKSKDKEDHENQHKNTKGEGRKKPKERVEYGDNEDYEEQAKKSSTEKRESQAKKRKGKSIEDHDSQAKKRKGQGKEDHDTQVTKKLHDKEEHDSQAKKRKRQDKEEDDTQAKKVKRQDKKKHDTQAKKRKRQDKEEHDTQAKKGKGEEKEPKKRRPLENYKRILDHLRKRGGRDSSNVLKLKVEAERVKKKRSVSEYCRVHLEEGHMTDATVRGHPCLVFFDTGASASIMFLSLAKRAGLLTGREKTEKNTLLYLEWHPVAGRDHARRGTEAEITSRNDVIVLSMSRLQEAEMRQDFHHDGSSTLFLRHPERLRRRPQPGREGKVFAFAAQAQGVEEPLMVLLDTCSTIPFSITKIGRYNVRCRTGSETALPTRVILQFGSGTLTVQMNTNQGVSDFDFVFGRPLLCKLRAAIDYVDSTMTLKLNRKQFCLDIFPH